The following DNA comes from Marinilabiliales bacterium.
AAGGGAGAATGAACTTTCTGCACTTGTTGGTGACTTTGATAAAGATGCTGCCGGTATTATCAGGAACGATCCCATGACTTGCGTTATCAGGGATATTCGTGCGGTCTACAATGATCATGTGATTGTTGAAAGGCAGGATATAAACAGCGAGCTCAATATTTTATACAGGTATTATATTGAGGGGCTCAGGGAAATGGACCGGGACAGGGCATTTTATCCGGATGCCAACCGTACACTCAGGGTTGCTTATGGCCAGGTTGGTGGATATTATCCCCGGGACGCTGTCAGCTATAATTATTACACCACGCTTTCGGGGGTTATGGAGAAGTATCAGACTGGCGAGCCCGATTATACTGTACCGGAACGGCTTAAGGAACTGTACGATGGAACAGGGTACGGTGAATTTGCCCGGCCCGGTGAGATCAGGATCTCGTTTATTGCCACCAACCATACAACGGGAGGTAATTCCGGCAGTCCGGTTATCAATGGCAACGGGCACCTCATCGGGGTAAATTTTGACCGTGTATGGGAGGGTACAATGAGCGATATTATGTTCGATCCCGAAGTGTGCCGTAATATCAGTGTTGATGTAAATTATATACTGTATATTACAGATGTATATGCAGGTGCCGGATACCTGCTTGAGGAGATGCACCTTGTACCCTGACTGCTTCCAACTCTTTATTTAATCCGGTTTTAAATTTCCGGTTCGCCGGTAAAAGACCGAAAACATGATTTTTATTATGGTTTCGGTATAATTCAAATAATAAATTTATGATTGCCAAAACGAGATTTGGAATATATATTAGTGTTATAAAAATAACAATGTTAAGATTGTAACAATACAGTAATAATCATTAAATAAAAGAAAACAATGCCAGAAGTTCAGGAATTAGTAAAAAGTTTGGCCGAAAAATATGGCAGGAAGAGGGAGAATCTCCTCCATATTTTACAAGGCATAGTTGAGCAGGAGAGATACCTGTCTGATGTGGCGCTGACTGAAGTTGCCCGGGAGCTTGACCTGTCTGCCGCGCAGGTTTATGGTACTGCTACATTCTACTCCTTTCTTGACACCGAGCCCAGAGGCAAGTATGTTGTAAGGGTGTGCCGTACAATAAGCTGCGACATGAAAGGGAAGAACAGAATTATACAGGCAATCGAAGAAACCCTCAAGATCAGGCTTGGTGAAACAACCCAGAACAATAAATTCACGCTTCTCGAAACAAACTGCATGGGATGGTGTCATGAAGGACCGGCAATGCTTATCAATGATCAGGCCTATACCAACCTGACCGAGGAGAAGGTGATCGAGATCATTATGGATTACGCTAAAGAATAAATAAAAACATTAAAAATAAAGGAGAATCTCGCCATGACATATAAAAAGTTAAAGAGAATTGATCTTATCTTCCATGAGGATTGCGATTGCAGGCAAGTGCTAGAGAAAACCTTCAGCAAGAGCAATGATGAGGTCATAAACGACATACTTGAATCGGGCCTCAAGGGCAGGGGCGGAGCTGGTTTCCCAACCGGACTTAAATGGAAATTCACAGCCGAACAACCTTCCGACGAGCGCTTTGTGATTTGCAATGCCGATGAAGGAGAACCCGGCACTTTCAAAGACAGGGAGATATTGTTCAAGGTTCCAAGCAAGGTCTTTTCGGGTATGGCTGTGTGTGCCAAAGTAATAGGTGCCAAGAAAGGATATATCTATCTGAGGGGGGAATACAGGTTCCTTTTGCCGCAGCTGACCAAGGCGCTGGATGTATTTCACAAGGAAATTAAGGATCTGCTTGATTTCGAAATTATAATACAGATGGGAAGCGGCGCCTACATATGCGGAGAGGAGAGCGCTCTTTTTGAATCGATGGAAGGAAAGCGCGGAGAGCCCAGGAACAAGCCTCCCTATCCGACCATTGCAGGATTCAGGAACAAACCGACAGTTATAAATAACGTCGAGACCCTTGTATATGCCTTTATGATATGCAAGCACGGTCCGACAAGGTTCAAGGAGCTGGGCACTTCCGATTCCAGGGGGTCAAAGGTTTTCTCTGTTTCCGGTGATACTCCCATTGCCGGAATTTATGAACTGGAGCTGGGTATGTCGCTTGACCATTTTGTGGAGGAATTTGGCGATGGCGATACCAAGGCGGTGCAGGTTGGAGGAGCTGCCGGTTTTTGTGTGCCGCGTAAGAAATTCAATGATACCATTATCGGATTTGAAGGAGTTCCAACCGGAGGATCGATGAAAGTGTTCAACTCATCACGGTCAATGTACAATGTACTGCATAATTACCTTGAGTTTTTCGAGGAAGAATCATGCGGGCAATGCACACCCTGCCGGGTAGGGTGCCAGCAGCTTATCAAAGGCATTGAAGCTGTCAAAAAAGGCGAGCAGAAAGCTGCCTACCTGGATCAGCTTATGAAACTGAGCGAGACCATGAAGCTGGCCTCGAAATGCGGACTTGGCCAGTCGGTCGCCAACTCCTTCAGCTCAATAGTTGATAACTTCAGGGAAGAGATGATATATTAATTTGCAATTAAACCATTAAAAACAGAAAAATGGCTAATAATATAAATATAAAGATAGACGGTGTAGATGTTCAGGTTGAAGAAGGCAAAACCATACTTGATGCAGCCAGGGCCATTAATGTCCATATACCTACCCTGTGTTACCATGAGGATCTTTGCGTTGCCGGCAACTGCCGGGTGTGCGTTGTGGAAGTAACCGGAGCAAAAGCCCTTGTAGCTTCCTGCGCAATGCCCGTATCGGAGGGTATGGAGGTTGAAACCAACACCCTTAAGGTAAGGTCAGCAAGGAAGAACATCATTGAATTGTTGCTGTCAGAGCACAACGCCGATTGCACCAACTGTTACAAGAACAAGCAGTGCGAATTGCAGGATCTGGCAAGCGAATACAAAACCTCAGGCGAGTCGCTTTACCTGGATCTTGTCCCTCTCAAGAATTACACTATCGATGATTTTTCACCTTCGATAATTAAGGATGACAGTAAGTGCATCCGTTGTCAGCGTTGTGTGCGGACATGTGAGGAGCTGCAGCATGTGAGTGCGCTTGGTGTTGCATACAAGGGAGACAAGATGAAGATATCGACCTTCTTTGAAAATTCCATGTTTGATGTGGTATGTACCAATTGCGGGCAGTGTATCAACCGGTGCCCGACAGGATCGCTTATAGAGCGCAACTATGTGGATGAAGTATGGGATGCCATTTACGACGAGAATAAACATGTTGTGGTGCAGACGGCACCTGCAACAAGGGTTGCTCTTGGTGAGGACCTGGGACTTGAAACTGGCAAGGTTGTAACCGGCAAGATGGTTTCAGCCCTTAAGAGAGTAGGTTTCGACTCGGTTCTTGATACAGACTTTACAGCCGACCTCACTATAATGGAAGAGGGTACAGAACTTCTCACCAGGCTGAAGAAGGCGCTGGTGGACAAGGACCCAACCGCTAAACTCCCTATGGCAACATCATGTTCACCGGGCTGGATCAAGTTCATAGAACATACATTCCCGGAATATCTCGACAACCTCTCAACGTGCAAGTCACCGCAACAGATGTTCGGCGCCCTGGCGAAGACCTATTATGCACAGAAGAGGGGAATTGACCCTGAAAATATCGTTTCTGTTTCCATCATGCCGTGCGTTGCCAAGAAATTTGAGGCCGACAGGCCCGAGATGAGGAGCAGCGGCTACAAGGATGTGGATTACGTGCTTACCACCCGTGAGCTTGCCAGGATGATCAAGCAGGCAGGACTGGACTTCAACGGGTTGCCTGAGGACAATTATGACAGCATTATGGGCGAATCATCAGGAGCCGCAGTTATCTTCGGAGCAACCGGCGGTGTTATGGAAGCTGCCCTTCGTACTGCATATGAGATCGTCACAGGACGCGAGGTGCCTTTTGAGAATCTAAATATAACACCGGTAAGGGGTATGGACGGTGTGAAGGAGGCCACCGTGAAAATAGAGGGAACTTTGCCGGACTGGAGCTTCCTTGAAGGTGCGGAACTCAAGACTGTAACTGCTCACGGACTGACAAATGCCAAGTTGGTAATGGAGAAGGTTAAATCGGGTGAGGCAGATTACCATTTTATTGAGATTATGGCGTGCCCCGGTGGCTGTATTGGTGGCGGTGGCCAGCCGATACCGACCAACATGGAGATCAGGAAAAAACGCACCGAGGCGATCTATATGGAAGATTCAGGCAAGCCTATCAGGAAATCGCATGAGAATCCCGAGGTAGCAGCCATTTATAAGGAGTTCCTCGGGGAGCCCTGCGGACATAAGTCGCATGAGCTTCTGCACACTCATTACAAGGCACGGCACAGGTACTAATCAGTACCGGAAATATTGACTGCAAATACAAAAAGAGGCTGTCTCCAGACCGGGATGGCCTCTTTTGATTTAGCCGGTAAAGGTTTGAAGCCAAATGGTTAAAGTCCGGCCCGAATCAGAGCCTGCTTACCGAAAGGTTTAATAATGGTGCTGCAAACAGTTCAGTCGGTTCGTTTGATAATCTCAGCATTGCGGTGGCCGTAAGGAAGCGATCCCCCTTCCTGCTCCTTGAGCATTTTCCAGGCCCTGGCAATGATTATCTCTTCAACATCATCCTTCTTGCAGGGGACCTCCACAACATACTCTTCATAGGCGTATGTGGCAATATTGAGTTTTACTATCGCTTTTCCCATAAACAGACCTTTTATCACGGGTAATTATATATTCTCAAAATTAGGTTATATTTTTGAGAATGTAATAATCTGTCCAACCTCAAAAATAATCATTATGGCAGCATATGTGATAGTTGATGTTAAGATAACCGATCCCGGCGAATATGAGGAATATAAAAAGCATACCCCGGCTGCGGTGAAGGCATACGGAGGAAAATTCCTTGCCCGCGGGGGCAGGGTTCAAAACCTGGAAGGGGATTGGAACCCTGAGAGGATAGTTGTTCTGGAGTTTCCATCTGTCGAACGTGCCAGGGAGTGGTGGGAATCCGACCAATACACATTTGCCAGGGAGATCCGGCAAAGAGCGGCAACTACCGGAATGATCATTGTTGAAGGGGTTTGATAACCGGGCATTTCTGTGGCGAATAACACATATCAGCATGGAGAATCACTGATGAGCAGGTATGCCTCCGCGTAAGTATGTGGCGGACAGTACAGATCAATATGGAAAGTCATTCTTTGTTTAGTAAGGCTGACCGGATTAACTAAATAAATGATCGTTGAATGCAATCCTTATTTTCAGGAAATACTGAAAGAGTGGCGCGGATAGTGCTGCCAACGGCGGTGACCCTGCTCACGGTGCTTTTGTTGCTGGCTGGATGCAACCCCGGCAGGGTGTCCCGTGAGTTTTCGGAAATCATGGAGGGCTACCTGGTAAATTTTGAGGATGATACTGACGGACTATACGAAAATGCAGTATTCAATCCTGTAATTCTTGCCCGGCTATATGTAAGGGAAGAAGGCCTTTTACGTGCCAAATGGGATAACCTGGAAAATATTGACCAGCTGATCAATACTGTAAGATACTCATACAGGGAGGGTCTTAACCCGGAAGATTATCATATCGACACCCTTGAATATCTGCTTGACACTATGCTTGCGGGAGAGGCAAAAATTGCAGATAGCGTGGTCTTTGACATTCTGCTTACCGATGCATTCCTTACTCTTGCCGCCCACTTTGCCGGTGGCAAGACAGATCGCCGGGAATTCCTTCCTGTCTGGAATGTCAGGGATGCTGAGACAGTTATATACTGGCCGCATTTTGTCGACAGCAGCCTGATAAATATGCAGGTTGAGGAAAACCTTCTCTCTCTGCTTCCCGCTCATAATGAATACCGCAACCTTAGGTCATCACTTGAAAAATACAGGGGGATCGGTGAAGAAGGTGGATGGGATCATTTCAGCACGTCCCTGGATAGTCTTGAAAAAGGCATGAGGCATCCTGATATTCCCCGGCTCAGGTCCAGGCTTGCTGCAGAGCAGGGTGATCCTGCCGGCGGCAGCATGGACAAAGAGCTGTTTGACCGGCCGCTGCTGGAACAGGTTGAGCTGTTCCAGAGGCGTCACTCACTTCCGGATGACGGAATTGTTGATGAAAAGGTCATTGTTGCAATGAATATTCCGTTGTACGACCTGATGGATGTAATTGAAGCCAACCTTGACAGGTGGAGATGGATGCCGGCAGATATGCCTGAACGTATCCTAAGGGTGAATATACCTTCTTTTGAATTGTATGCATTGGAAAAAGGCAACCCTGAATTCAGCCTGAAGGTAATAGTGGGGACCGATGAAAGGCCCACACCGGTCTTTGCATCGGCAATAAAATGGATTGAACTCAACCCCTACTGGATAGTCCCTCCCGGTATGCTTGAAGATGATATCCTGCCTGCTATAAGGCAGGATGTTGGTTACCTCGAAAGCCGTAATATGAAAGTGCTTAGTGAAGACTTCTCTGTGGTTGATCCGGATTCGGTGGACTGGCACAGTGATTTCGATAACGGGTTTCCCTATATCATAAGACAGGAGCCGGGACCGTACAACCAGATGGGAAATATTAAATTAGAGCTTCCTAACCCTTACTATGTAACCATGCATGACACCCCTGACCGTCATCTCTTTATCCGCGATAAGCGTACCCTGAGCTCAGGGTGTATAAGGGTTGAAGATCCCCTGAGGCTGGCTGAATGGTTGCTTGAACACGATAAGGAGTGGACAATGGAAAGGCTTGAGGAGGAGATAGAAGAGGGAGAAAATCTAATAATCGACATCAGCAGGACTGTGCCTGCCGAAATAGTTTATATAACGGCCAGGGCCGCTGACGGGCATGTTTACTGGTATGATGATGTTTACTCATTCGACGGTGCCGTCAGCCGGGCACTTAAAAGCGAACCGCCACGATCTGATAGCAAATAAATTATCACAGGGAATAAAAACTGCATGTTTTATGGAAAATTCAGAAAAAGGCAATATTCTGCCCAACGTTAAAAAAGTGAGGGTCTGGGCCTTGCTGGTCACCTTTATTGCAATGGTATCGTGCAAAAGCGATTATGTTGAGATAGTTTTTGACAGCAGCCGGGAGGTATCGGGCAGGATGTTCGCCCTGGAGGATATTTCCCCCGGATTGCCGGCGGACTGGGACCGGTATGAGTATGTCGTGCTGGAGTTCATGATAACAACGCCACAGAGATTTCATGTAGGGTTTACAACCGAAACCGGTTACAATGAGCTCAGGGTGATGAGCTATACGGCTAACGGCTGGAGCAGGCTTGCCATACCGTTGAGGTTTTACCGCGAACCCCCCGGAGCCTGGCACGATCTTGCCGGCACGTATAATCAGCCACGCAATACCGGCTGGATAAACCTGGGGGGACGGCGCGGCCCCTTGCGGGGAGTCGATTCCATAGGTATCCGGATGAGGGCCCCGATAGGCGACCAGGTGCTGAGGCTCAGATCTGTCTCCCTGCATGTTGAAGATCCGGGCGATATCTATCTTGGAGATGTTCCTGTAATGGACAAATTCGGGCAGTGGAACCTGGGTGACTGGGAGGGGAAGATCTATTCTGAGGAGCAGCTTGTAGAAGAATGGGAGGCTGAAGACAGTTCCGGAAACCCGTTTGGCGATTATGGCTATTCTAAATATGGCGGATACAGCTACGCCCGTATTGATGAAGGCACTGGTTTCTTTCGCACCCTGCAGATAAACGGGCGGTGGTGGTTCGTCGATCCGGAGGGCTACCTTTTTTTGTCGGTTGCCGTTAACTGCGTTAGTCCGGGAGGCGGCGGAAACGCAGTAAGGATCAATGAGCGCAGGAATATGTTTGGCGAACTTCCCCCGGAAGGGAAGGGGTTTGACCCCGGAAGGCCCGGTGTGGCAAATTTCGGCACCTGGAACCTTTATCGCAGGTACGGTGCTGACCATATGGAGCAGTCGATCGAAAACATTTTTACCCGCATGGAGAGGTGGGGCATCAATACCATTGGAAACTGGTCTTCCGCAGAAGTCATAAACCGCAACCGTAAGGCCTTCATGCTGCAGTTGCGGGGACTGGGGATCGAGGGGGAGCTTATGGGGCTTGCCGATGTTTATGCCGATGGTTTTTCCGGGCGGATTGATGAATCAGTAAGAAGGTTTACAGAACCCTACAAAGACAATCCCTGGCTGATAGGCTATTTTACTGCCAATGAGCCGGCATGGCTGGGCCACGAGGAGAGGCTCTGCGATATCATACTGGGACTTGATGAGGAGAGGGCTATCAGGCAGGAGCTTGTAAGATACCTTGAAAACGGCGACACGCCCGAAAGAAGGGAGCAGTTCATATATGAGACTTTCAGGATGTTTCTTGAAACGGTCGACGAGGCGGTTAAGCGGCACAGTCCGGGCCATCTCAACCTGGGGATGCGTTTTGGCGGTGTGCCAAACCGGGAGATACTTGAGATATGCGCCAACGTTTTTGATGTCTTCAGCTTCAACTGTTACGACCTCTACCCGCCACAGGAGACCATGGACAGGATACTTGAGGTTTCGGGCCTACCGATGATCATAGGTGAGTATCATTTCGGGACGGTGGACAGGGGCATGGCACAGGCGCTCTGGCAGGTTGACAGCCAGGAAGAACGCGGTACAGCCTACCGGTACTATACCGAGAGGGCATATGCACATCCTGGACTTATAGGCACCGCTTATTTTCAATGGGCTGACCAGGACCTGACCGGCAGGGGGTACGATGGTGAGAATTATAATTGCGGACTGGTGGATGTGACCGACCGGCCCTACCCATACCAGGTGGAAGCTATGTCGGCTACAGCGAAAAGGCTGTTTGACGTCCATTCGGGCGCCATTGAACCGTTTGACAGGCCACCTGCCCGTGCACGGGGATACGGTGGCATACCGGACTTATGGGACTAGGCAGTTTCAGGTTCCGGGGCAATCTTCCCGGAGCCATGTCGTTATACATATTATGATGTAACGGTTGGGTACATTTTACTGATCCGGTCCTGCCAGCCGGTTGAAATTGAAATTATATAAAATAAACCAGCAAAAATGAAGATCACCAGGAAAAATATTGCGATCGGTTCAGGAATCTCAGTTCTTTTGGTGTTAATGATAGTTTTTCTGACTACAGGAAGTGACAGTAGTGAACATAATTTTTTTGAGGTTCCGGGAGGAAGGTTTGAGGTACTTGTTACCGTAACCGGGGAACTGGAATCGGAAAACCAGGTTCTGATCGAGGCCCCACGCGAATTGCAGAGCCGGAATATAAGGCTCAGGGGTATTCCCATCCAGGATCTTATACCAGAAGGTTCAGAGGTCAACAGGGGCGACTGGGTGGCTACACTCGACAGGACCGAAGCAGAGTTGTCATTGCGGGATCTCGAGGATCAGATGTTGAGGGAAGAGGCGCAGTATAATGCTGCAATATTAGATACAACAATCCAGATGAGCAGGAGGCGTGATGAGCTTATAAACCTTGAACATGCTGTCGAAGAGAGAAGGCTGATCCTTGAGCAGTCGGCCTATGAGCCGCCCGCCACTATAAGGCAGGCTGAGATAAACCTTGATCGGGCGATACGGGATCTTGAGCAGGCCAGGGTAAATTATGTTCTTTATGAGAAAAGGGCTTCAGGGACAGTAAAAGAGGCAGCCCTGAACCTTGAACGGCGCATACGGCGCTTCCGGGCTCTTCAAGATGTGATGGACAAGTTTGTTATAACCGCCCCGCAGTCGGGTATGGTGATCTATCACCGTGAATGGAGCGGCCAGAAAAGAACTGTCGGTTCAAATATAAATCCCCGTGATCTCACGGTAGCCGTGATGCCTGACCTGACATCCCTGGTTTCGCGTGCATGGGTCAGTGAAATAGACGTGACCAGGGTTGCACCCGGACAGCCGGCGAGGATCGGGGTGGATTCATATCCCGGACGCACATATTCGGGCACGGTTGTGGAAGTTTCAAATGTGGGACAGGAGCTGCCCGGCACTGAGGCAAAGGTATTTGAGGTACTGGTGCATATTGACCGGGTTGACTATGTCCTGCGCCCTGCAATGACCTCAAGCAATTCAATAGTTGTCGCTTCGTACGATGATGTTGAATATATTCCCCTGGCTGCACTCCATGAGCAGGACGGGATATCATATGTATACCACAGTGACGGAACGAGGCAGGTAGTGATAACAGGCGATTCGAATGAGAATTTCGTGATTGTCGAACAGGGGCTGGAAGAGGGAGACATGGTTTACCTCGACAAGCCTGAAGATAGCGCCCTCTTTCCCTTTAACGGTACAGAGCTACTCGCAGATGACGTTCAGCAATGAGTAAATTATCCTGCACAGACGCCTTTTTGCCCGGTCACCTTCCAAAACATTATATGGAATATATATCATTTGACTGGTCACCTGCCAAAACATAATCCTGGTTATCTCTTCAGGAGACGCTCTTCAATGTTTAAATTTTAACAATAAGTTTAATAATAGTGAAATTGTGAAATATATTTTACAATGAACGGTTGCTTTGTTTTCTTTGCAGGAAATTTTACCGTTTAAAGTATTATGATAGTAATGAAGTTCGGGGGAACTTCCCTCGGAAATGCAGAGAGAATAAGGCAGGTAGCAGAACTGATCAAAAGAAGGGATGAAAGTTTCATCATCTGCTCGGCTATGAGCGGGGTAACAAACTCGCTCGTTGATATATCCGGTCACTGGAAGGCTGGCAACCGGGAAGTGGTTGCGGAGATTATTGCCGGGCTTAAAAAGCATTTTGAGCTGACATGCTACGACCTGTTTGACAATGAAAAGGCTACGTTGGAGGCGACCTCCATTGTTTCCGGTCATTTTGAAATGTTAACCGGCCGCCTTGGTGAAGATTACAGTATCCATAATGAAAACTGGCTGCTTTCCCGTGGTGAGATAATCACTTCAGAAATATTCGCCCTTTATCTTAATTCATGTGGCATATCGGTAACATGGCTCAATGCTCTTGACTTTACGGTGACAGGCAGTGACGGTGAACCCTCGGTAACGGATATGAGACAGAGGCTCTCCGCTGTCGTTGGTGATAATCCGTCGGGACGTTTCCTGACCCAGGGTTATATCTGTCTTGATCACGAAGGTAATACCTCAAACCTGAGGAGGGGGGGCAGTGATTATACGGCCACTCTTGCCGGGGCAGCCCTGGAAGCCGAAACCATTGAGATATGGACCGATATTGATGGTGTGCGCAACAATGACCCCAGGTTTGTGGATGATACATTCCCCATAAGGGAACTTTCGTTTGACGAGGCTGCCGAGCTGGCATATTTTGGTGCGAAGATACTTCACCCGGCATGCGTATGGCCGGCCAGCATTAATAATATCCCTGTTCAGCTCAAAAACACCCTGGAGCCGGATGCCCCGGGCACCCTGATCAGGTCGGGACCGGTAAGGAAGGGCATCACTGCTGTTGCGGCGAAGGACGGAATAACAGTGATCAGGGTCAGATCAGACCGGATGCTTAATGCATATGGTTTTCTGAGCCGGATATTTGCTATCTTTGAAAAGCACAGGACTCCTATTGATGTAATAACCACATCGGAGGTTTCGGTGTCGGTTACAATAGATAATGACACGTGCCTCCCG
Coding sequences within:
- the nuoE gene encoding NADH-quinone oxidoreductase subunit NuoE; the encoded protein is MPEVQELVKSLAEKYGRKRENLLHILQGIVEQERYLSDVALTEVARELDLSAAQVYGTATFYSFLDTEPRGKYVVRVCRTISCDMKGKNRIIQAIEETLKIRLGETTQNNKFTLLETNCMGWCHEGPAMLINDQAYTNLTEEKVIEIIMDYAKE
- a CDS encoding NADH-quinone oxidoreductase subunit E; translated protein: MTYKKLKRIDLIFHEDCDCRQVLEKTFSKSNDEVINDILESGLKGRGGAGFPTGLKWKFTAEQPSDERFVICNADEGEPGTFKDREILFKVPSKVFSGMAVCAKVIGAKKGYIYLRGEYRFLLPQLTKALDVFHKEIKDLLDFEIIIQMGSGAYICGEESALFESMEGKRGEPRNKPPYPTIAGFRNKPTVINNVETLVYAFMICKHGPTRFKELGTSDSRGSKVFSVSGDTPIAGIYELELGMSLDHFVEEFGDGDTKAVQVGGAAGFCVPRKKFNDTIIGFEGVPTGGSMKVFNSSRSMYNVLHNYLEFFEEESCGQCTPCRVGCQQLIKGIEAVKKGEQKAAYLDQLMKLSETMKLASKCGLGQSVANSFSSIVDNFREEMIY
- a CDS encoding ferredoxin → MANNINIKIDGVDVQVEEGKTILDAARAINVHIPTLCYHEDLCVAGNCRVCVVEVTGAKALVASCAMPVSEGMEVETNTLKVRSARKNIIELLLSEHNADCTNCYKNKQCELQDLASEYKTSGESLYLDLVPLKNYTIDDFSPSIIKDDSKCIRCQRCVRTCEELQHVSALGVAYKGDKMKISTFFENSMFDVVCTNCGQCINRCPTGSLIERNYVDEVWDAIYDENKHVVVQTAPATRVALGEDLGLETGKVVTGKMVSALKRVGFDSVLDTDFTADLTIMEEGTELLTRLKKALVDKDPTAKLPMATSCSPGWIKFIEHTFPEYLDNLSTCKSPQQMFGALAKTYYAQKRGIDPENIVSVSIMPCVAKKFEADRPEMRSSGYKDVDYVLTTRELARMIKQAGLDFNGLPEDNYDSIMGESSGAAVIFGATGGVMEAALRTAYEIVTGREVPFENLNITPVRGMDGVKEATVKIEGTLPDWSFLEGAELKTVTAHGLTNAKLVMEKVKSGEADYHFIEIMACPGGCIGGGGQPIPTNMEIRKKRTEAIYMEDSGKPIRKSHENPEVAAIYKEFLGEPCGHKSHELLHTHYKARHRY
- a CDS encoding DUF1330 domain-containing protein, producing the protein MAAYVIVDVKITDPGEYEEYKKHTPAAVKAYGGKFLARGGRVQNLEGDWNPERIVVLEFPSVERAREWWESDQYTFAREIRQRAATTGMIIVEGV
- a CDS encoding HlyD family efflux transporter periplasmic adaptor subunit, with protein sequence MKITRKNIAIGSGISVLLVLMIVFLTTGSDSSEHNFFEVPGGRFEVLVTVTGELESENQVLIEAPRELQSRNIRLRGIPIQDLIPEGSEVNRGDWVATLDRTEAELSLRDLEDQMLREEAQYNAAILDTTIQMSRRRDELINLEHAVEERRLILEQSAYEPPATIRQAEINLDRAIRDLEQARVNYVLYEKRASGTVKEAALNLERRIRRFRALQDVMDKFVITAPQSGMVIYHREWSGQKRTVGSNINPRDLTVAVMPDLTSLVSRAWVSEIDVTRVAPGQPARIGVDSYPGRTYSGTVVEVSNVGQELPGTEAKVFEVLVHIDRVDYVLRPAMTSSNSIVVASYDDVEYIPLAALHEQDGISYVYHSDGTRQVVITGDSNENFVIVEQGLEEGDMVYLDKPEDSALFPFNGTELLADDVQQ
- a CDS encoding aspartate kinase; the protein is MIVMKFGGTSLGNAERIRQVAELIKRRDESFIICSAMSGVTNSLVDISGHWKAGNREVVAEIIAGLKKHFELTCYDLFDNEKATLEATSIVSGHFEMLTGRLGEDYSIHNENWLLSRGEIITSEIFALYLNSCGISVTWLNALDFTVTGSDGEPSVTDMRQRLSAVVGDNPSGRFLTQGYICLDHEGNTSNLRRGGSDYTATLAGAALEAETIEIWTDIDGVRNNDPRFVDDTFPIRELSFDEAAELAYFGAKILHPACVWPASINNIPVQLKNTLEPDAPGTLIRSGPVRKGITAVAAKDGITVIRVRSDRMLNAYGFLSRIFAIFEKHRTPIDVITTSEVSVSVTIDNDTCLPAILPELEKLGKVDTESAKAIVCVVGDVLEQHAGRAGRIIDSLRHFNVSMISYGGSRNNITVVVPAEQVRDILRSLNTFLFGSRSKAGDRWMISQD